A window of the Podospora bellae-mahoneyi strain CBS 112042 chromosome 6, whole genome shotgun sequence genome harbors these coding sequences:
- a CDS encoding hypothetical protein (COG:G; EggNog:ENOG503NVM3) produces MRSGSSTGITPVDVADDWAEDWHQPGDGGGANGGANGVSEEVGGAIRLRDWTARSNTDEDDDARSQYGSEISKEDADVTTALIFTEGGPLGEPEPKRGRFWFSSPGGKGEETDLDAIATQRSVFDDPDLAGQYQPQPDWENIHRFDPSARWTWREERALIRKVDFKIMLWTCLMFCALEMDRANIRQAVTDDLLPELGLTTNDYNLGNSLFAFSFLCAEVPSQLISKYLGCDIWIPLQMVLWSLVASSQFTLSGRFGYLASRVLLGMLQGGFIPTVVLYLSYFYKANELTIRMGFFWTSMVFADIFAALSAFGLLHMRGVGGYSGWRWLFLIEGMVTLVFGILSFGLMPAGPTQTASWFRGEKGWFTPREEVILVNRIIRDDPSKGGMHNREPVSPRLLLKSLLDFDLWPIYLIGLFNHVPYATPTSYLTLSLKGMGFSTFQTNLLVIPSQVLHIVNMIILTYVSEFTGQMSLIAIIPQFWAIPFLVFLRFVDTTTVSKWTVWLVMTFFLGSPYSHPIQVGWISRNANTVRSRAVGSAMYNMCVQGGSIIGANIYREDDAPHYTRGNTVLLSILAFNIVLYLSTKAYYVWRNRNREEVWNAMSESEREKYLAENSDAGNKRLDFRFAS; encoded by the exons ATGAGATCAGGATCGAGCACCGGCATTACACCAGTCGATGTTGCAGATGACTGGGCAGAAGACTGGCACCAGcctggcgatggtggtggtgccaatGGTGGTGCCAATGGTGTCAGTGAGGAGGTAGGTGGTGCTATAAG ACTGCGAGACTGGACAGCAAGGTCAAACacggacgaggacgatgatgcgAGATCGCAATATGGCTCCGAGATTAGCAAAGAGGACGCAGATGTCACCACGGCCTTGATATTCACCGAGGGCGGCCCCCTCGGCGAGCCAGAGCCAAAAAGGGGACGGTTTTGGTTTTCATCCCCTGGAGGCAAGGGGGAGGAAACGGATCTTGATGCCATCGCCACGCAACGAAGTGTTTTTGACGACCCTGACCTGGCGGGACAatatcaaccacaaccagaCTG GGAAAACATCCACCGCTTTGACCCGTCAGCAAGATGGACATGGCGCGAGGAGCGAGCACTGATCCGCAAAGTCGACTTCAAAATCATGCTCTGGACCTGCCTCATGTTCTGCGCCCTGGAGATGGACAGAGCCAACATTCGACAGGCTGTCACGGACGACCTGCTGCCTGAGCTTGGACTGACCACCAACGACTACAACCTCGGCAATTCGCTCTTTGCCTTTTCGTTTCTGTGTGCAGAGGTTCCATCGCAGTTGATCAGCAAGTACCTGGGCTGTGATATCTGGATACCGCTGCAGATGGTGCTCTGGTCGCTGGTGGCGTCAAGTCAGTTTACGTTGAGCGGAAGGTTTGGGTATCTGGCgtcgagggtgttgttggggatgcTCCAGGGAGGGTTTATACCGACTGTAGTGCTTTACCTGTCGTATTTTTACAAGGCGAACGAGCTGACAATACGGATGGGGTTCTTTTGGACATCGATGGTGTTTGCGGATATTTTTGCGGCGCTGTCAGCTTTTGGGTTGTTGCATATgcgtggtgttggaggatattcggggtggaggtggctgttTTTGATCGAG GGAATGGTGACACTTGTCTTTGGTATCCTGTCCTTTGGTCTCATGCCGGCTGGCCCGACGCAGACTGCTAGTTGGTTCaggggtgaaaaggggtggTTTACACCGAG ggaggaagTTATTCTCGTTAATCGTATTATCCGTGACGACCCTTCTAAGGGAGGCATGCACAACCGGGAACCAGTATCCCCAAGGCTCCTCCTGAAGAGTCTGCTTGATTTTGACTTGTGGCCGATATATCTGATTGGTCTCTTCAATCATGTACCCTATGCCACGCCAACCAGCTATCTGACGTTGTCGCTCAAAGGGATGGGGTTCTCGACATTCCAAACCAATCTGCTGGTGATTCCGTCGCAGGTGCTTCATA TCGTAAACATGATAATCCTGACCTATGTCAGTGAATTCACTGGCCAAATGTCACTGATTGCCATCATACCTCAGTTTTGGGCAATCCCCTTCCTGGTCTTTTTACGGTTCGTAGACACCACCACAGTGTCCAAATGGACGGTCTGGTTGGTCATGACCTTCTTCCTGGGATCACCATATTCGCACCCCATCCAGGTCGGATGGATCTCTCGCAATGCCAACACTGTCCGCAGTCGTGCTGTGGGCAGTGCTATGTACAACATGTGCGTCCAGGGCGGCAGTATTATCGGGGCTAATATCTACCGCGAAGACGATGCGCCACACTACACCCGCGGCAACACGGTACTGCTGTCGATACTGGCCTTCAATATCGTTCTCTATTTATCAACCAAGGCATACTATGTATGGCGGAACCGAAACCGAGAGGAGGTCTGGAATGCCATGTCAGAGAGTGAGCGGGAGAAGTACCTGGCAGAAAACTCGGATGCCGGAAACAAGCGGTTAGATTTCAGATTTGCATCTTAA
- a CDS encoding hypothetical protein (CAZy:AA1; EggNog:ENOG503NVU0; COG:Q) — translation MRFSFFFGTFLGWATWTVAVPLEHTKRQSCANGPTARNCWGDFSIDDDVTYTWPDTGVTRSYSFDVGLATLAPDGVEKVMMVVNGQYPGPTIEANWGDSVQVEVCNNLSQNGTSIHFHGVRHLNTNHADGAVSQTECPIAPGDCHTYRFKATQHGSSWYHSHYSLQYGDGLLGAIVIHGPTTANWDIDLGPLLITDHYHESVFDLADEPLTSLIGIPPVAVNGLMNGKNVYLTGTGSRAEFTFTPGKKHLLRLVNTGSEMIFRFAVDQHRMTVVAMDFIPIQPFETDTLLIAIGQRYDVIIEADQSPDVAYWARGVPMTSCFAINLMSTDIRAIVRYESDTPVTGDPTSTSWLMLDTCADEDLSNLVPHITHSVSPSALTQNFNAVLLPSQGDNYAVRWRVGGSEPYHPPKNNPVVKQVIDTAAVNLTADFNPIDLTSLAPSSWVYLIVESLAPLPHPLHLHGHDTYVLARGTGPYVELLTSLDLESPPRRDTFNLPQSGYVVLAFQTDNPGSWLLHCHIQWHIHQGFALTLVEGSPSSIQGVYGSGEDAEMRRVCQNWGSSGLETTD, via the exons ATGAGGTTCAGCTTCTTTTTCGGAACCTTCCTCGGCTGGGCCACTTGGACGGTTGCTGTCCCTCTCGAGCACACCAAGAGACAGAGTTGCGCGAATGGCCCGACCGCGAGGAATTGCTGGGGTGACTTTAgcatcgacgacgacgtgACTTATACATGGCCTGACACAGGCGTGACCCGCTCT TACTCGTTTGATGTCGGCCTGGCAACCCTTGCGCCAGATGGAGTCGAGAAAGTCATGATGGTTGTCAACGGACAGTATCCAGGACCTACCATTGAAGCAAACTGGGGCGACAGCGTCCAAGTCGAAGTCTGCAACAATTTGTCCCAGAACGGGACCAGCATTCACTTTCACGGCGTGCGTCATTTAAACACCAACCATGCCGATGGTGCTGTCTCTCAGACCGAATGCCCTATTGCGCCAGGTGACTGCCACACCTACCGTTTCAAAGCCACCCAGCACGGCTCCAGTTGGTACCACTCCCACTATTCGTTGCAATATGGCGATGGGTTGCTTGGAGCCATTGTGATCCACGGGCCTACCACGGCCAACTGGGATATTGACCTCGGGCCTCTGCTCATCACCGATCACTATCACGAATCAGTCTTTGATCTGGCAGACGAACCCCTGACCAGCCTCATCGGCATCCCCCCGGTTGCTGTGAATGGTTTGATGAATGGCAAGAACGTGTACTTGaccggcaccggcagccGTGCTGAGTTCACCTTTACTCCTGGAAAGAAGCACCTTTTGCGCCTCGTCAACACCGGCTCAGAGATGATCTTTCGCTTCGCAGTCGACCAGCACCGCATGACCGTGGTAGCCATGGATttcatccccatccagccTTTCGAAACCGATACactcctcatcgccatcggCCAGCGCTACGATGTCATCATCGAAGCCGACCAGTCTCCTGACGTTGCGTACTGGGCTCGAGGTGTTCCCATGACGAGCTGTttcgccatcaacctcatgtCAACCGATATTCGGGCCATTGTCCGGTACGAATCCGATACCCCCGTCACAGGCGACCCAACAAGTACCTCGTGGTTGATGCTCGACACTTGCGCGGACGAAGACCTCTCCAACTTGGTGCCTCATATTACTCATTCGGTCAGCCCATCTGCCCTCACTCAGAACTTTAACGCTGTGCTCCTCCCCAGCCAGGGCGACAACTACGCAGTGAGATGGCGAGTAGGCGGTTCTGAGCCGTACCACCCGCCCAAGAACAATCCCGTTGTGAAGCAAGTTATTGATACCGCGGCTGTCAACCTCACAGCCGACTTCAATCCCATCGACCTGACGTCTTTGGCTCCCTCGTCATGGGTGTATCTCATCGTCGAGTCACTTGCTCCACTGCCTCACCCTCTGCATCTTCATGGCCATGACACGTATGTTCTAGCCAGAGGAACAGGGCCGTATGTGGAGCTCCTGACGAGCCTGGACCTGGAGAGTCCGCCGAGGAGGGACACGTTCAATCTACCGCAGAGCGGGTATGTGGTGTTGGCGTTCCAGACAGATAACCCGGGCAGTTGGTTACTCCACTGCCATATCCAGTGGCATATACATCAGGGGTTTGCCCTCACTTTGGTGGAAGGGAGCCCTAGCTCGATTCAGGGCGTCTATGGAAGTGGCGAGGATGCGGAGATGAGAAGAGTTTGTCAGAACTGGGGTTCGAGCGGCCTGGAGACGACGGATTGA
- a CDS encoding hypothetical protein (CAZy:GH16; EggNog:ENOG503NVH1; COG:G) yields MRLTPSFAPALGLLAWTSLISNVAAQVTTHCFPMNETCPPNPAFSMDYNFVFNATPKFEAWETTVGPVKYSPETGAEFTINKQGDSPTIRSRFYIFWGRTEIWLKAAPGRGIISSIMLLSDNLDEIDWEFFGGNSTVAQSNYFGKNQPHYTNAQYDQIPSVQDDFHNYTLDWTKDYLDFYIDGAKFRRLTPEDAISKGDGKKDEGGMDLYPQTPMRISIGIWAGGDPSLPEGTREWAGGTTDYTKGPFSMFVKNCHVTDYSSGKEYVYGDRSGSWESIQIVEGNSTVEEVMNAPPPVPEKTMAEKWEELPNAAKIAIYAGGSSVGAAILFAALFYCIRQRRQGAKEATEAAARAEAERLEMERFRKEGINPDAFTSNAHEYNAKDMAQNGHADKDSYSVPPSPAPANEKFGNVVAMATAAAVGAGAGAAAARAANNGNDGPMSPTSTPLLREGAQSPRTVDPTNPFGPNYVGTQNARSPGAPSPYNPHEGLRSPTGSLYNQSMSPPPHQPLPHPPTRSMTNQSLQSRMGSPGPNQQQHGFDFGIGQPPQRSATTSPAPLAHPQPQRSFTTPTSGYGTPPQLQQQSSGYGNPPGPANGPQQGYWNGGNGGGGGYS; encoded by the exons ATGAGATTAACACCATCTTTCGCCCCGGCCCTCGGGCTGCTGGCGTGGACATCGCTCATCAGCAATGTCGCCGCCCAGGTCACCACCCACTGCTTTCCCATGAACGAGACGTGCCCGCCAAACCCCGCCTTCAGCATGGACTACAACTTTGTCTTCAACGCCACCCCCAAGTTCGAAGCCTGGGAAACCACCGTCGGCCCTGTCAAGTACTCTCCCGAGACTGGTGCCGAGttcaccatcaacaagcaGGGCGACTCGCCCACCATTCGCTCTCGCTTCTACATCTTCTGGGGTCGTACCGAAATCTGGCTCAAGGCAGCTCCCGGTCGCGGCATCATCAGCTCCATCATGTTGTTGAGCGATAATCTGGACGAGATCGACTGGGAATTCTTTGGCGGCAACTCCACCGTCGCTCAGAGCAACTACTTTGGCAAGAACCAACCGCACTACACCAACGCCCAGTACGACCAGATCCCCAGCGTCCAGGACGACTTCCACAACTACACCCTGGACTGGACCAAGGACTACCTTGACTTCTACATCGACGGCGCCAAGTTCCGCAGACTGACTCCAGAGGATGCCATTAGCAAAGGCGACGGCAAGAAAGACGAGGGTGGCATGGATCTGTACCCCCAGACACCCATGCGCATTTCTATCGGTATCTGGGCCGGTGGTGACCCCAGCCTGCCCGAGGGCACCCGCGAGTGGGCTGGCGGTACTACCGACTACACGAAGGGCCCCTTTTCCATGTTTGTCAAGAACTGCCACGTCACCGACTACAGCAGCGGCAAGGAATATGTGTATGGAGACCGGTCTGGTTCGTGGGAGAGCATCCAGATTGTCGA GGGTAATTCTACCGTCGAGGAGGTCATGAACGCGCCACCCCCTGTGCCCGAGAAGACCATGGCCGAGAAATGGGAGGAACTTCCCAACGCCGCCAAAATTGCCATCTACGCCGGTGGCTCCTCTGTCGGTGCTGCCATCCTCTTCGCTGCTCTATTCTACTGCATTCGCCAGAGAAGGCAGGGGGCTAAGGAGGCCACCGAGGCCGCGGCGCGTGCCGAAGCCGAGCGTCTGGAGATGGAGCGGTTCAGAAAGGAGGGCATCAACCCTGATGCTTTCACAAGCAACGCTCACGAGTACAATGCCAAGGACATGGCCCAAAACGGGCATGCCGACAAGGACAGCTACAGTGTTCCCCCCTCGCCCGCCCCCGCCAACGAGAAGTTCGGCAACGTTGTCGCCATGGCCACAGCGGCCGCcgtcggtgccggtgccggtgccgcgGCTGCTCGTGCCGCCAACAATGGAAACGACGGTCCCATGAGCCCCACGAGcactcctcttcttcgcgAAGGCGCGCAGTCTCCACGTACGGTAGACCCCACGAACCCCTTCGGTCCCAACTATGTCGGCACTCAAAATGCCCGATCCCCCGGCGCCCCGTCTCCTTACAACCCACACGAAGGCTTGCGCTCACCAACAGGGTCTTTGTACAACCAGTCCATGTCGCCGCCCCCGCACCAACCCCTGCCACACCCACCGACACGGAGCATGACGAACCAAAGCCTTCAGTCGAGGATGGGGTCACCGGGACCGAATCAGCAACAGCACGGGTTTGACTTTGGCATCGGTCAGCCGCCGCAGCGaagcgccaccaccagcccagcaCCTCTCGCTCACCCCCAGCCTCAGAGGAGCTTCACCACACCCACGAGCGGATACGGAACCCCCCCGCAGCTGCAGCAACAATCATCGGGGTACGGCAACCCTCCTGGACCGGCTAACGGCCCTCAACAGGGGTACTGGAATGGTGGAaacggtggcggcggcggttaCAGCTAA
- a CDS encoding hypothetical protein (EggNog:ENOG503P385; COG:S), with translation MYIYDHHWIIPGRTHPPCFSYDKTGPFFYLREGFASHQNTLDAPFHIATLSFPPQQTHLPLSTTPITTTAMSSSERDQPIYNPLGSPTRHVTTHSPTTGLPIFAPPSLLPSSPTPYGSVHPLQPSPGTLWFPKAPGKSLVRYCDWGPGQAIQFHRTETIDFGVVIEGEMELTLDGGEKRRLKKGDVVVQRGTMHAWENKSDTVWARVVFFLVGAEAVDVGGDKKTEVLPWSHA, from the exons ATGTATATATATGACCACCATTGGATAATACCCGGCCGCACACACCCACCGTGCTTTTCATATGATAAGACTGGACCCTTCTTTTACCTCCGAGAGGGGTTTGCATCTCATCAAAACACTCTTGACGCTCCGTTCCACATCGCcactctttcttttcccccacAGCAAACCCATCTTCCTttgtcaacaacccccatcaccaccaccgccatgtCCTCCTCAGAAAGAGACCAACCCATCTACAACCCCCTCGGCTCCCCTACCCGCCATGTGACAACgcactcccccaccaccggcctccccatcttcgcccctccctctctcctcccctcctccccaaccccgtaCGGCTCA gttcaccccctccagccaaGCCCAGGCACGCTCTGGTTCCCAAAGGCACCAGGGAAATCACTCGTGCGGTACTGCGACTGGGGACCAGGGCAGGCAATCCAGTTTCACAGGACAGAAACAATCGACTTTGGGGTGGTTATCGAAGGAGAGATGGAGCTGACTCTGGACGGcggggagaagagaaggctCAAAAAGGGTGATGTGGTCGTGCAACGAGGGACGATGCATGCTTGGGAAAACAAGAGCGATACCGTCTGGGCGAGAGTGGTATTCTTTCTTGTTGGTGCCGAGGCGGTTGATGTAGGGGGGGATAAAAAGACGGAGGTGCTGCCTTGGAGTCATGCCTGa
- the SNQ2_2 gene encoding ATP-binding cassette transporter snq2 (COG:Q; EggNog:ENOG503NTZE), translated as MWGQQTPEEAFRRGASEALPDSLHHRDPTQPISEEEADIDSGDTTKIPPSPEALSTADEGLWGERDVGGPVSQRMAMQDFQELQRELTKMTTRRSRSQSRSRARSQPPSRSVSKASRKSDSRRDNVFRRIASRASGKSKRPKDEHDPEQQAADDASSSDESSDDGSQFQLEQFMRDGHLEKRTDSGESSKKVGVVFKNVTVKGVGGGTVFVKTLPQAILGTFGPDLYGILCRFVPALHFGRQQGGLRTLLNDFTGVVRHGEMMLVLGRPGSGCSTFLRVIANNRGGYAAVEGEVSYSGISAEEVAKRYRGEVVYNGEDDQHMPTLTVGQTLQFSLLNKTKKHLRDNVDFIIDSLLRMFAIQHTKNTIVGNAYTRGVSGGERKRVSIAEALATKSTIVCWDNSTRGLDASTALDYAKSLRVMTDVSDRTTITTLYQAGEGIYELMDKVLVIDEGRMLYQGPANQARQYFIDLGFHAPPRQTTADFLTSICDPVTRQFRPGYEDKCPKTAEELETAFRNSEAYRKVLADVEQFERHLQQTKHADTQRFQEAVEEQKSRRVASDSNYTVSFWKQVLACSRRELWLLWGNKTEMYTKYFTIISNGFIVGSLFYDTPDNTAGTFLRAGAAFFSIVFLGWLQLAELMKAVSGRVVVARHKEYAFYRPSAVNLARALVDLPVLIFQVVIFGLIMYFMTGLDLTPAKFFISLLFIYTTTFCITALYRMFASLSPTIDDAVRFSGLALNLLVIFTGYVIYKPILVSQKIWFGWLFYVNPLAYAFEAALTNEFSGRIMECAPAHLVPQGPGILPANQGCAIPGSVAGSTDVSGTAYLDSQFNYTRDHLWRNFGVLIAFSVLYLMVTVAATELLTFVGSGGGALVFKRSSKAAKRAKLAAKPTDMEKGNATGASSTTDVGYQNRSEKTELTGLTGSDKVFTWENVSYTVPTPQGPKKLLNGVSGYAKPGVMVALMGASGAGKTTLLNTLSQRQTVGVVSGDMLVDGKPLTGDFQRGTGFVEQMDLHDETATIREALEFSALLRQSRDTPKHEKLAYVDTVLDLLELTDVQDAIIASLGVEQKKRLTIGVELAARPSLLLFLDEPTSGLDAQSAFSIVRFLRKLCVAGQAIVCTIHQPSSDLIQEFDEILALNPGGNTIYFGPVGENGSAVVKYFADRGVQCPSGRNVAEFLLETAIKGGRRPDGKRIHWTQEWRESKENRDLLAEIQRLKDERSKANKESTVVQLALQSFAAPTWTQITLLTKRMFVHQWRQPSYLYGRLFTAVIVGIFNGFTFWKLGNTVADMQNRMFTCFLIIMIPATVLNAVLPKFYTNRMLWEAREHPSRIYGWVAFCTAEVLSEIPGSILAAVLYFLLWYFPTGLPTEASVAGYVFLMTLLFFLFMASWGQWICAWAPNFTVISNILPFFLVTFSIFNGVVVPYDQLNVFWRYWIYYANPSTWWVRGVLAATLNGQSVQCAPNEAAYFDPPSGQTCLEFAGDFARQAGQGYLLNPNDTADCGFCPYSSGNQYLNTLGITPDEKWRDFGIFLVFCFTNWMLVYFFVWTVRVKGMTFGFGPLFDVLGKGVRAVKGLLKRK; from the exons ATGTGGGGGCAACAAACGCCCGAGGAGGCTTTCCGCCGGGGAGCCTCTGAAGCCCTTCCAGACTCACTCCATCATCGAgatccaacccagccaatcagcgaagaagaagctgacaTCGACTCTGGcgacaccaccaagatcCCACCAAGTCCTGAGGCCTTGTCCACAGCCGACGAAGGCCTTTGGGGAGAGCGAGATGTCGGCGGCCCAGTGAGCCAACGGATGGCCATGCAGGACTTTCAAGAGCTTCAACGCGAGCTCACCAAGATGACCACGAGGCGGTCACGGTCCCAGTCCCGGTCCCGGGCGCgatcacaaccaccatcaaggTCGGTCTCGAAAGCTTCCCGGAAATCGGATAGCAGGCGCGATAATGTCTTTCGCCGCATCGCTTCCCGGGCCAGTGGAAAATCAAAGCGGCCGAAAGACGAACACGATCCTGAACAGCAGGCCGCCGACGATGCTAGTAGCTCGGACGAGTCCTCAGATGACGGCAGCCAGTTTCAATTGGAGCAGTTTATGCGCGACGGCCACCTTGAGAAGCGCACGGATTCTGGCGAGTCGAGCAAGAAGGTCGGCGTGGTGTTCAAGAACGTCACCGTCAAGggtgtcggcggcggcactgTGTTTGTCAAAACACTTCCCCAGGCTATCCTCGGCACATTTGGTCCCGATCTGTACGGCATTCTCTGCAGATTTGTCCCAGCACTTCATTTCGGACGTCAGCAAGGCGGGCTTCGTACCCTTCTCAACGACTTCACTGGTGTCGTACGGCATGGAGAGatgatgctggtgctgggtcGGCCGGGGAGTGGCTGCAGCACTTTTCTCCGCGTCATTGCCAACAATAGGGGCGGGTATGCTGCcgttgagggcgaggtttCCTACAGCGGCATCTCTGCCGAGGAAGTTGCAAAGCGCTATCGCGGTGAGGTGGTCTACAACGGTGAAGACGACCAGCACATGCCTACCTTGACCGTGGGGCAGACACTCCAGTTTTCGCTGctcaacaagaccaagaagcacCTCAGGGACAATGTGGACTTTATCATCGACTCGTTGTTGCGCATGTTTGCTATCCAACACACAAAAAACACCATTGTTGGGAATGCCTATACACGTGGTGTTTCCGGGGGTGAGAGAAAACGAGTTTCCATCGCCGAGGCCCTGGCCACCAAGAGCACCATCGTCTGCTGGGACAATTCGACAAGAGGTCTCGATGCATCCACCGCTCTGGATTACGCCAAATCGCTGCGTGTCATGACCGATGTATCGGATCgaacaaccatcaccaccctctaTCAGGCCGGAGAAGGCATTTATGAGTTGATGGACAAGGTCCTGGTCATCGATGAAGGGCGCATGCTCTATCAGGGCCCTGCCAACCAGGCCAGGCAGTACTTCATCGACCTTGGTTTCCACGCACCACCACGCCAGACTACTGCCGACTTTCTCACCTCCATCTGTGACCCAGTCACCCGACAGTTCCGCCCCGGCTACGAAGACAAGTGCCCCAAAACTGCCGAGGAGCTTGAGACAGCATTCAGAAACAGCGAGGCATACAGGAAGGTCCTTGCTGATGTGGAGCAATTTGAGAGGCATCTGCAACAAACCAAGCATGCCGATACTCAGAGGTTCCAGGAAGCCGTCGAGGAGCAAAAGTCTCGCCGTGTTGCCTCGGACTCGAACTACACTGTCAGCTTCTGGAAGCAAGTCCTCGCCTGCTCCCGCCGCGAACTCTGGCTCTTGTGGGGCAACAAGACGGAAATGTACACCAAAtatttcaccatcatcagcaacgGCTTCATTGTTGGCTCTCTCTTCTACGACACTCCGGACAACACGGCCGGCACCTTCCTGCGTGCCGGTgctgccttcttctccattGTCTTTCTCGGATGGCTTCAGCTCGCTGAGCTCATGAAAGCCGTCTCTGGTCGTGTTGTTGTGGCTCGGCACAAGGAATATGCCTTCTATCGTCCGTCTGCTGTCAACCTTGCCCGCGCTCTCGTCGATCTCCCGGTTTTgatcttccaggttgtcatCTTTGGTCTGATCATGTACTTCATGACTGGTTTGGACTTGACACCGGCCAAGTTCTTCATCAGTCTCTTATTCATCTATACGACCACCTTTTGCATCACGGCTCTGTACCGCATGTTTGCGTCCCTGTCACCAACAATTGACGATGCCGTTCGTTTCAGCGGACTTGCGCTCAACTTGCTGGTCATCTTTACCGGTTACGTGATCTACAAGCCTATCTTGGTGTCACAAAAGATCTGGTTCGGTTGGCTCTTTTACGTGAATCCG CTTGCATATGCCTTTGAAGCCGCTCTGACCAATGAGTTTTCTGGCCGGATCATGGAATGCGCCCCTGCGCATCTTGTGCCTCAAGGGCCGGGTATTCTACCAGCCAACCAGGGATGTGCGATTCCAGGCTCGGTCGCAGGGAGTACTGATGTCTCCGGAACGGCATACCTCGACAGCCAGTTCAACTACACCCGGGATCACCTGTGGCGCAACTTTGGTGTTCTCATAGCCTTCTCTGTGCTTTATCTCATGGTCACAGTGGCCGCCACGGAGCTCTTGACATTTGTCGGATCGGGCGGCGGCGCCCTTGTCTTCAAGCGTTCCAGCAAGGCAGCCAAGCGAGCCAAACTCGCTGCGAAGCCGACCGACATGGAGAAGGGCAATGCGACCGGagcatcatccaccactgACGTTGGCTATCAGAATCGCTCGGAAAAGACAGAACTAACTGGTCTGACCGGAAGCGACAAGGTCTTTACCTGGGAGAATGTCTCGTACACTGTTCCGACCCCTCAAGGGCCCAAGAAGCTTCTCAACGGAGTCAGCGGTTACGCGAAACCGGGAGTCATGGTTGCCCTCATGGGAGCCAGCGGTGCTGGCAAGACGACGCTGCTCAACACCTTGTCCCAACGCCAAACGGTCGGCGTGGTTTCTGGCGACATGCTGGTTGACGGTAAACCGTTGACCGGAGACTTTCAACGCGGCACTGGCTTCGTCGAACAAATGGATCTTCACGACGAGACCGCCACCATTCGGGAGGCTCTTGAGTTCTCTGCGCTCCTTCGCCAGAGCCGTGACACGCCGAAGCACGAGAAGCTGGCCTATGTCGACACTGTTCTGGACTTGCTCGAGTTGACGGACGTTCAGGATGCCATTATTGCGTCTCTGGGCGtggagcaaaagaagagactGACTATTGGCGTGGAACTAGCGGCCCGGCCTTCGCTTCTGCTCTTCCTCGACGAACCGACTAGTGGTCTTGATGCCCAGTCCGCTTTCTCTATTGTGCGCTTTCTTCGCAAGCTCTGCGTTGCTGGACAGGCCATCGTGTGCACTATTCATCAGCCCTCGTCTGACCTGATCCAGGAGTTTGATGAGATTCTGGCCTTGAATCCCGGCGGCAACACCATTTACTTTGGTCCTGTTGGAGAGAACGGCAGCGCAGTGGTCAAGTACTTTGCCGACCGAGGCGTCCAGTGTCCTTCCGGCAGAAACGTCGCCGAGTTCCTCCTCGAGACGGCCATCAAGGGTGGAAGACGCCCCGACGGCAAGCGAATTCACTGGACTCAGGAATGGCGCGAGTCCAAGGAGAACCGAGACTTGCTGGCCGAGATTCAGCGGCTCAAGGATGAGCGCAGCAAGGCCAACAAGGAATCGACTGTTGTCCAGCTGGCATTGCAATCGTTTGCTGCTCCCACCTGGACGCAAATCACCCTTCTGACCAAGCGCATGTTTGTCCACCAATGGCGTCAGCCATCTTACCTCTACGGGCGGCTGTTCACTGCTGTTATTGTCGGCATCTTCAATGGCTTTACCTTTTGGAAGCTGGGCAACACGGTGGCTGACATGCAGAACCGCATGTTTACGtgcttcctcatcatcatgatcccTGCCACCGTCCTCAATGCCGTCTTGCCAAAGTTTTACACCAACCGCATGCTCTGGGAGGCACGCGAGCACCCATCGCGCATCTATGGCTGGGTTGCCTTTTGCACGGCCGAGGTCTTGTCCGAGATCCCAGGCAGTATTCTGGCGGCCGTGCTGTACTTTTTGCTGTGGTACTTCCCCACTGGTTTGCCGACTGAGGCGTCAGTTGCGGGTTAcgtcttcttgatgacgCTGCTCTTCTTCCTGTTCATGGCCAGCTGGGGTCAGTGGATCTGCGCGTGGGCGCCCAACTTTACCGTCATCAGCAACATCCTGCCGTTCTTTTTGGTCACGTTTTCCATCTTCAACGGTGTTGTGGTTCCTTATGACCAGCTGAATGTGTTTTGGAGATATTGGATCTATTATGCGAACCCATCGACGTGGTGGGTCAGAGGCGTTCTCGCGGCCACGTTGAATGGTCAGAGTGTGCAGTGTGCTCCCAATGAGGCCGCCTACTTTGATCCCCCATCAGGACAGACGTGTTTGGAGTTTGCGGGCGACTTTGCGAGGCAGGCTGGTCAGGGGTATCTGCTCAATCCCAACGACACGGCAGACTGCGGGTTTTGCCCGTACTCGAGCGGGAACCAGTACTTGAACACGTTGGGGATCACTCCGGATGAGAAGTGGAGGGACTTTGGCatctttttggtgttttgcttTACTAACTGGAT GCTGGTTTACTTCTTCGTCTGGACCGTCCGAGTCAAGGGTATGACATTCGGCTTTGGGCCGCTGTTTGACGTACTCGGCAAAGGTGTCCGGGCGGTCAAGGGGCTCTTGAAGAGAAAATAG